In a genomic window of Streptomyces noursei ATCC 11455:
- a CDS encoding DUF3152 domain-containing protein, with product MGRHSRQGGPQRPSAEPAESAGSTQHAPGTGRRRRATGAPEDGAAVRGGHPEQHQPGGAWGAVPPPAAAPHGSARGVPAEPRIPRPRSAEPGGPVSGTPPFGTPASGTPVFGTPAFGTPVVSPPGGGPGPRQEYLEAFGETARRAAPGTRADGFPVGSPDGAAAGFPEGVPDAVRQGNAAPRTDRRDGGGGLGPEAAGPTDDGSGARGPRKGSRARTFTGAAAAAVTTALAVVIGGQVADQHREDGGPQARSGDDRADGGTGEASRSQARAGQDAKPADYATQMAEVFPLDPHLTADGRFRPVGGDAKAPGHGKVLRYRVDVEEGLPLDGELFAEAVHKTLNDDRSWAHGGQRTFQRVGSGDADFVISLASPGTTAKWCAKSGLDTTEDNVSCDSAATQRVMINAYRWAQGAKTYGPDKMLAYRQMLINHEVGHRLGHNHEVCSRAGALAPVMMQQTKFLTTDGVTCRPNSWPYPTGQ from the coding sequence GTGGGACGACACAGCCGCCAGGGCGGGCCGCAGCGCCCGTCCGCGGAACCGGCCGAGAGCGCCGGCAGCACCCAGCACGCCCCGGGGACGGGGCGCCGCCGCCGGGCGACCGGTGCGCCGGAGGACGGCGCCGCGGTCCGCGGCGGCCATCCCGAGCAGCACCAGCCGGGCGGCGCCTGGGGCGCGGTCCCACCGCCCGCAGCCGCACCGCACGGCTCCGCGCGGGGCGTGCCGGCCGAGCCGAGGATCCCCCGGCCGCGGTCCGCCGAGCCCGGTGGGCCGGTTTCCGGCACGCCGCCGTTCGGCACGCCGGCGTCCGGCACCCCCGTTTTCGGCACGCCCGCCTTCGGCACGCCGGTGGTCTCGCCGCCGGGCGGCGGTCCGGGGCCGCGGCAGGAGTATCTGGAGGCGTTCGGTGAGACGGCCCGCCGGGCCGCGCCGGGCACGCGGGCCGACGGTTTCCCGGTGGGCTCCCCGGACGGTGCCGCCGCCGGCTTCCCGGAGGGCGTCCCCGACGCCGTCCGCCAGGGGAACGCGGCGCCGCGGACCGATCGCCGGGACGGCGGTGGCGGGCTCGGGCCCGAGGCCGCCGGGCCGACCGATGACGGATCCGGCGCGCGGGGTCCCCGGAAGGGGAGCAGGGCGCGGACCTTCACCGGCGCGGCCGCCGCGGCGGTGACCACCGCGCTCGCCGTCGTCATCGGGGGCCAGGTCGCCGACCAGCACCGCGAGGACGGCGGTCCGCAGGCCCGCAGCGGCGACGACCGGGCCGACGGCGGCACCGGCGAGGCGTCGCGCTCGCAGGCGCGGGCCGGCCAGGACGCCAAGCCCGCCGACTACGCCACCCAGATGGCCGAGGTCTTCCCGCTGGACCCGCACCTGACCGCCGACGGCCGGTTCCGGCCGGTCGGCGGCGACGCCAAGGCGCCCGGCCACGGCAAGGTGCTGCGCTACCGGGTGGACGTCGAGGAGGGACTGCCGCTGGACGGCGAGCTGTTCGCCGAGGCGGTGCACAAGACCCTCAACGACGACCGGAGTTGGGCGCACGGCGGGCAGCGGACCTTCCAGCGGGTGGGCTCCGGCGACGCGGACTTCGTGATCTCCCTGGCCAGTCCGGGGACCACCGCGAAGTGGTGCGCCAAGTCCGGCCTGGACACCACCGAGGACAACGTCTCCTGCGACTCGGCGGCCACCCAACGGGTGATGATCAACGCCTATCGGTGGGCGCAGGGCGCCAAGACCTACGGCCCCGACAAGATGCTGGCCTACCGGCAGATGCTGATCAACCACGAGGTCGGGCACCGGCTCGGGCACAACCACGAGGTCTGCTCCCGGGCGGGCGCGCTCGCCCCGGTGATGATGCAGCAGACCAAGTTCCTCACCACGGACGGGGTGACCTGCCGCCCCAACTCCTGGCCGTATCCGACCGGGCAGTGA
- a CDS encoding alpha/beta fold hydrolase, protein MSSTESPDTATAAALPVPPAGPGAPDAADEAVDWVALATPPRLTLAVRTPAARPGAPADAAGRDREPALYVHGLGGSSRNWSALMPLLADRLDGEAIDLPGFGESPPPEDGNHSVSAQARAVVRYLDAAERGPVHLIGNSMGGAAATRVAAMRPDLIRTLTLISPALPELRPQRTAVPTALLAVPGAGRLFGRLTRDWTPEQRTREVLALCYGDPARITSEGFESAVEEYARRLELPYFWEVMERSARGVVGAYTLGGQQGLWRQAERVLVPTLLVYGGRDRLVSIRMARRAAAAFRGSRLLTLPEAGHVAMMEYPEAVARAVRELVDSTAAARSDVSSGAGGS, encoded by the coding sequence ATGTCTTCGACCGAGTCGCCGGACACCGCGACAGCCGCCGCCCTCCCGGTGCCGCCGGCCGGACCCGGTGCCCCGGACGCGGCGGACGAGGCGGTCGACTGGGTCGCGCTGGCGACGCCGCCGCGACTGACCCTGGCCGTCCGCACCCCGGCCGCGCGCCCCGGCGCACCGGCCGACGCCGCCGGCCGGGACCGCGAACCGGCGCTCTACGTCCACGGCCTGGGCGGCTCGTCCCGGAACTGGTCGGCCCTGATGCCGCTGCTCGCCGACCGGCTGGACGGCGAGGCGATCGACCTGCCCGGCTTCGGCGAGTCGCCGCCGCCGGAGGACGGCAACCACTCGGTCTCCGCGCAGGCCCGCGCGGTCGTCCGCTACCTCGACGCGGCCGAGCGCGGCCCCGTCCACCTCATCGGCAACTCCATGGGCGGCGCCGCCGCGACCCGGGTCGCGGCGATGCGCCCCGACCTGATCCGCACCCTCACCCTGATCTCGCCCGCGCTGCCCGAACTCCGGCCGCAGCGCACGGCGGTGCCCACCGCGCTGCTCGCGGTCCCCGGCGCGGGCCGGCTGTTCGGCCGGCTCACCCGCGACTGGACGCCCGAGCAGCGCACCCGCGAGGTGCTGGCGCTCTGCTACGGCGATCCGGCCCGGATCACCTCCGAGGGCTTCGAATCGGCCGTCGAGGAGTACGCCCGACGGCTGGAACTCCCTTATTTCTGGGAGGTGATGGAGCGTTCGGCGCGCGGTGTGGTGGGCGCCTACACGCTCGGTGGCCAGCAGGGCCTGTGGCGCCAGGCCGAACGGGTCCTGGTGCCCACGCTTCTCGTCTACGGTGGACGCGACCGCCTGGTCTCCATCCGGATGGCGCGGCGGGCGGCCGCGGCGTTCCGCGGCTCACGGCTGCTGACACTCCCGGAGGCGGGGCACGTGGCGATGATGGAGTATCCCGAGGCGGTGGCGCGGGCCGTCCGCGAGTTGGTCGACTCCACCGCGGCGGCCCGGTCCGACGTGTCGTCCGGCGCGGGCGGGAGCTGA
- a CDS encoding DUF3107 domain-containing protein, translating into MEVKIGVQHAPREIVLESGQSAEEVERVVSEALTGKTELLSLVDEHGRKVFVAADRVAYVELGEPTTRKVGFGAP; encoded by the coding sequence GTGGAGGTCAAGATCGGCGTGCAGCACGCGCCCCGCGAGATCGTTCTGGAGAGCGGGCAGTCCGCCGAAGAGGTCGAGCGCGTCGTGAGCGAGGCGCTGACCGGCAAGACGGAGCTGCTGAGCCTGGTGGACGAGCACGGCCGCAAGGTCTTCGTCGCGGCGGACCGGGTGGCCTACGTGGAGCTCGGCGAGCCGACCACCCGCAAGGTCGGTTTCGGCGCTCCCTGA
- a CDS encoding NAD-dependent epimerase/dehydratase family protein → MRVLLIGANGYLGRYVADRLLADPAVQLTALGRGDDADVRFDLATGSPGALTRFLDAVHPGVVVNCAGTTRGGARELTRHNTVAVATICESLRRSGCGARLVHLGCASEYGPSQPGSSTAEDAVPRPGGPYGVSKLAATELVLGSGLDAVVLRVFSPVGPGTPAGSPLGRLAEAMRRAMQSGDNELKLGGLGVQRDFVDVRDVARAVHAASLSAAQGVVNIGTGRAVRLREAAAVLARVAGFGGSLHELDSPPARLVIPAPATEGHAAGAPPTAYPYPDGCGTWQQADVRTARDRLGWRPRIGLEESLADIWMEAACRI, encoded by the coding sequence ATGAGGGTGCTGCTCATTGGCGCCAACGGGTACCTCGGCCGCTATGTCGCCGACCGCCTGCTCGCCGACCCCGCCGTCCAGCTCACCGCCCTGGGCCGGGGAGACGACGCCGACGTCCGCTTCGACCTGGCCACCGGCAGCCCCGGGGCGCTCACCCGCTTCCTCGACGCGGTCCACCCCGGCGTGGTCGTCAACTGCGCCGGCACCACCCGCGGCGGGGCCCGGGAGCTGACCCGGCACAACACCGTCGCGGTCGCCACCATCTGCGAGTCGCTGCGCCGCAGCGGCTGCGGCGCCCGCCTGGTCCACCTCGGCTGCGCCTCGGAGTACGGGCCCTCGCAGCCCGGCTCGTCCACCGCGGAGGACGCGGTGCCGCGCCCCGGGGGCCCGTACGGGGTCAGCAAGCTGGCCGCCACCGAACTGGTGCTGGGCTCCGGGCTGGACGCGGTGGTGCTGCGGGTCTTCTCACCGGTCGGGCCGGGCACCCCGGCCGGGTCGCCGCTGGGCCGGCTCGCCGAGGCGATGCGGCGCGCGATGCAGTCCGGGGACAACGAGCTGAAGCTGGGCGGGCTCGGCGTCCAGCGGGACTTCGTCGACGTCCGGGACGTGGCCCGGGCGGTGCACGCCGCCTCGCTGTCCGCCGCGCAGGGCGTGGTCAACATCGGCACCGGGCGCGCGGTGCGGCTGCGGGAGGCCGCCGCGGTGCTCGCCCGGGTCGCCGGGTTCGGCGGCTCGCTGCACGAACTCGACTCCCCACCCGCCCGGTTGGTGATCCCGGCCCCGGCCACCGAGGGGCACGCGGCGGGCGCACCGCCCACCGCCTACCCGTATCCGGACGGCTGCGGCACCTGGCAGCAGGCCGATGTGCGCACCGCCCGCGACCGGCTCGGCTGGCGCCCGCGGATCGGCCTGGAGGAGTCCCTGGCCGACATCTGGATGGAGGCCGCCTGCCGTATCTGA
- a CDS encoding NYN domain-containing protein → MNDLQPTGTTDLAALAAGIERTNELLTRVLAEVATTPSTHAIFVDAGYVYAATGRLVTGTEDRKAFELDAEGLIEAFIDKARTIFPDSRLLRVYWYDGARRRIHTQEQQRVAELPDVKVRLGNLNAHNQQKGVDSLIRTDLESLARHRAITDAVLIGGDEDLVSAVEAAQGYGARVHLWGIEAPGGRNQAEPLMWEVDSARTFDLDFCKPYVTRRTVAEHPEPGVGEGPVPSREEVRFVGARVAAQWLSERGPAWVADLLPGHPYLPGAVDQELLTAAEALLKHSLRGHADLRRVLRDGFWDHVQGRF, encoded by the coding sequence ATGAACGACCTCCAGCCCACGGGCACCACCGACCTCGCGGCGCTCGCCGCCGGCATCGAGCGCACCAACGAGCTGCTCACCCGGGTCCTGGCGGAGGTCGCCACCACCCCGTCCACCCATGCGATCTTCGTCGACGCGGGGTACGTCTACGCCGCCACCGGGCGGCTGGTCACCGGTACGGAGGACCGCAAGGCGTTCGAGCTGGACGCCGAGGGGCTCATCGAGGCGTTCATCGACAAGGCGCGGACGATCTTCCCGGACAGCCGGCTGCTGCGGGTCTACTGGTACGACGGCGCCCGCCGCCGGATCCACACCCAGGAACAGCAGCGGGTCGCCGAGCTCCCCGACGTCAAGGTCCGGCTCGGCAACCTCAACGCCCACAACCAGCAGAAGGGCGTGGACTCGCTGATCCGCACGGACCTGGAGTCGCTGGCCCGGCACCGGGCGATCACCGATGCCGTCCTGATCGGCGGCGACGAGGACCTGGTCTCCGCGGTGGAGGCGGCCCAGGGCTACGGCGCCCGGGTCCACCTGTGGGGTATCGAGGCCCCGGGCGGCCGCAACCAGGCCGAGCCGCTGATGTGGGAGGTGGACAGTGCGCGCACCTTCGACCTGGACTTCTGCAAGCCGTACGTCACCCGGCGGACGGTCGCGGAGCACCCCGAGCCGGGCGTCGGCGAGGGGCCGGTGCCCAGCCGCGAGGAGGTCCGGTTCGTCGGGGCGCGGGTCGCCGCCCAGTGGCTGTCGGAGCGCGGCCCGGCATGGGTGGCCGATCTGCTGCCCGGCCACCCCTACCTGCCCGGCGCCGTCGACCAGGAGCTGCTCACCGCCGCCGAGGCGCTGCTGAAGCACTCCCTGCGCGGCCACGCCGATCTGCGGCGGGTGCTGCGCGACGGGTTCTGGGACCACGTGCAGGGGCGGTTCTAG
- a CDS encoding ferritin-like fold-containing protein, whose product METPDNAAADAQEHTGIAAQDWDRASADPQYRAAVIDLLGALAYGELSAFERLAEDAKLAPTMDDKAELAKMASAEFHHFERLRDRLAEIEAEPNEAMEPFAAALDEFHRQTAPSDWLEGLVKAYVGDSIASDFYREVAARLDSDTRDLVLAVLDDTGHATFAVEKVRAAIEVEPRVGGRLALWARRLMGEALSQAQRVVADRDALSTMLVGGVADGFDLAEVGRMFSRITEAHTKRMAALGLAA is encoded by the coding sequence ATGGAGACGCCTGACAACGCCGCTGCCGACGCGCAGGAACACACCGGAATCGCCGCCCAGGACTGGGATCGGGCATCCGCGGACCCGCAGTACCGGGCCGCTGTGATCGATCTGCTCGGCGCCCTCGCGTACGGCGAGCTGTCCGCCTTCGAGCGCCTGGCGGAGGACGCCAAGCTCGCGCCCACCATGGACGACAAGGCCGAACTGGCCAAGATGGCCTCGGCGGAATTCCACCACTTCGAGCGGCTCCGCGACCGGCTCGCCGAGATCGAGGCGGAGCCCAACGAGGCGATGGAGCCGTTCGCCGCGGCACTGGACGAGTTCCACCGCCAGACCGCGCCGTCGGACTGGCTGGAGGGCCTGGTCAAGGCGTACGTCGGCGACTCGATCGCCAGTGACTTCTACCGCGAGGTGGCGGCCCGGCTGGACTCCGACACCCGCGACCTGGTGCTCGCCGTGCTGGACGACACCGGCCATGCCACCTTCGCGGTGGAGAAGGTCCGGGCGGCCATCGAGGTCGAGCCGCGGGTCGGCGGGCGGCTGGCGCTGTGGGCCCGCCGGCTGATGGGCGAGGCGCTCTCGCAGGCCCAGCGGGTGGTCGCGGACCGCGACGCGCTCTCCACGATGCTGGTCGGCGGGGTGGCCGACGGCTTCGACCTGGCCGAGGTCGGCCGGATGTTCTCCCGGATCACCGAGGCGCACACCAAGCGGATGGCGGCGCTGGGCCTGGCGGCCTGA
- a CDS encoding DEAD/DEAH box helicase: MTPFPIQEMTLPVALSGNDVIGQAKTGTGKTLGFGLPLLEQVTVPADVEAGRATPEQLTEAPQALVVVPTRELCQQVTNDLLTAGKVRNVRVLAIYGGRAYEPQVEALKKGVDVVVGTPGRLLDLAGQRKLDLSRVRTLVLDEADEMLDLGFLPDVERIIQLLPAKRQTMLFSATMPGQVISLARRYMSQPTHIRATAPDDEGATVANITQHVYRAHSLDKPEMVARMLQAEGRGLAMVFCRTKRTAADIADQLSRRGFASGAVHGDLGQGAREQALRAFRNGKVDVLVCTDVAARGIDVEGVTHVINYQSPEDEKTYLHRIGRTGRAGAKGTAVTLVDWDDIPRWKLINKALDLSFDEPEETYSTSPHLYEQLHIPEGTKGVLPRAERTRAGLAAEEVEDLGEPGGRGRGRRSGAPDTKEEPQRTRTPRQRRRTRGGTPVSQAAGADAPETANAEGAADAAVRTAEGTEAAARTPRRRRRTRAAVSAAASEAAVAEAREAAADTVVEAAPALAATAGPDTDEAPAAKPRRRRTRSAAKATVETVVEAAQETASAPVAAEAAPEKPKRTRKRAATKKAVAADAVDTAEGVADTAVADAEAPAKPKRTRTTRKTAAAKPEAEAAVAPAAAESVEVAPEKPKRTRKTAAAKTAAAKTAAKSAVTEVADGEAPAKPKRTRKTAAAKAAEAAPAEAVDGAEAKPKRTRKRTQTKPAEASAES, encoded by the coding sequence GTGACCCCCTTTCCCATCCAGGAGATGACGCTCCCCGTCGCCCTCTCCGGCAACGACGTCATCGGCCAGGCCAAGACCGGCACCGGCAAGACGCTCGGCTTCGGCCTGCCGCTGCTGGAGCAGGTCACCGTCCCCGCCGACGTCGAGGCCGGCCGGGCCACGCCCGAGCAGCTGACCGAGGCGCCGCAGGCCCTCGTGGTCGTGCCCACCCGTGAGCTGTGCCAGCAGGTCACCAACGACCTGCTGACCGCCGGCAAGGTGCGCAACGTCCGGGTCCTGGCGATCTACGGCGGCCGGGCGTACGAGCCCCAGGTCGAGGCGCTGAAGAAGGGCGTCGACGTGGTCGTCGGCACGCCCGGCCGGCTGCTCGACCTGGCGGGCCAGCGGAAGCTCGACCTGTCGCGGGTGCGCACGCTCGTCCTGGACGAGGCCGACGAGATGCTCGACCTGGGCTTCCTGCCCGACGTCGAGAGGATCATCCAGCTGCTGCCGGCCAAGCGGCAGACCATGCTGTTCTCGGCGACCATGCCCGGCCAGGTCATCTCGCTGGCCCGCCGCTACATGTCGCAGCCGACGCACATCCGCGCCACCGCGCCGGACGACGAGGGCGCGACGGTCGCCAACATCACCCAGCACGTCTACCGGGCGCACTCCCTGGACAAGCCGGAGATGGTCGCCCGCATGCTCCAGGCGGAGGGCCGTGGGCTGGCCATGGTGTTCTGCCGCACGAAGCGGACCGCCGCCGACATCGCCGACCAGCTCTCCCGCCGCGGCTTCGCGTCCGGCGCGGTCCACGGCGACCTCGGCCAGGGCGCCCGCGAGCAGGCGCTGCGCGCCTTCCGCAACGGCAAGGTCGACGTCCTGGTCTGCACCGACGTCGCCGCCCGCGGCATCGACGTCGAGGGTGTGACCCACGTCATCAACTACCAGTCGCCCGAGGACGAGAAGACCTACCTGCACCGGATCGGCCGCACCGGCCGGGCGGGCGCCAAGGGCACCGCGGTCACCCTCGTCGACTGGGACGACATCCCGCGCTGGAAGCTGATCAACAAGGCGCTGGACCTGTCGTTCGACGAGCCGGAGGAGACCTACTCCACCTCGCCGCACCTCTACGAGCAGCTGCACATCCCCGAGGGCACCAAGGGCGTGCTGCCGCGCGCCGAGCGCACTCGGGCGGGGCTGGCCGCCGAGGAGGTCGAGGACCTGGGCGAGCCCGGTGGCCGCGGGCGTGGCCGGCGGTCCGGTGCCCCGGACACCAAGGAAGAGCCCCAGCGGACCCGGACGCCGCGCCAGCGGCGCCGGACGCGGGGCGGAACGCCCGTGAGCCAGGCGGCCGGCGCGGACGCGCCGGAGACCGCGAACGCCGAGGGCGCCGCCGACGCTGCGGTGCGCACTGCCGAGGGCACCGAGGCCGCCGCGCGGACGCCCCGGCGCCGGCGCCGCACCCGGGCCGCGGTGTCGGCCGCCGCCTCCGAGGCCGCGGTGGCCGAGGCCCGCGAGGCCGCGGCCGACACGGTCGTCGAGGCCGCCCCCGCGCTGGCCGCCACGGCCGGTCCGGACACCGACGAGGCCCCGGCCGCCAAGCCGCGCCGACGCCGTACCCGGAGCGCCGCCAAGGCCACCGTGGAGACCGTGGTCGAGGCGGCGCAGGAGACCGCGTCGGCGCCGGTCGCGGCGGAGGCCGCCCCGGAGAAGCCCAAGCGCACCCGCAAGCGGGCCGCGACCAAGAAGGCCGTGGCTGCTGACGCCGTGGACACGGCGGAGGGCGTGGCGGACACCGCCGTCGCGGACGCCGAGGCGCCGGCCAAGCCCAAGCGCACCCGGACGACCCGGAAGACGGCCGCCGCCAAGCCCGAGGCCGAGGCCGCCGTGGCCCCCGCCGCGGCCGAGAGCGTCGAGGTCGCCCCGGAGAAGCCCAAGCGGACCCGGAAGACGGCCGCGGCCAAGACCGCCGCCGCCAAGACCGCCGCGAAGTCGGCCGTGACCGAGGTCGCCGACGGGGAGGCCCCCGCCAAGCCGAAGCGGACGCGGAAGACCGCCGCCGCCAAGGCCGCCGAGGCCGCCCCCGCGGAAGCGGTGGACGGCGCGGAGGCCAAGCCGAAGCGCACCCGGAAGCGGACGCAGACAAAGCCTGCCGAGGCGTCGGCCGAGAGCTGA
- a CDS encoding alpha/beta fold hydrolase — MSRPPTLTLPPCARAYRLDTARGAFAVHDARPDGAPIGTALLVPGFTGSKEDFIALLAPLAAAGFRTVAVDGRGQHESPGRHSQQAYEQQELALDVLAQARALEVPDGGPLHLLGHSLGGLITRAAVLRDPAPFRSLTVLSSGPAAIDPAQQARVRMLIDALGTMEREQVWEAMRALDPPEAADDAAPPEIAAFLRQRWLNTAPEQLIATARQMLAEPDRVDELARTGLPVHVVSGVVDYAWPVPLMDAMARRLSARRTVVEGAEHSPNAERPEKTAGALAGFWSDVG, encoded by the coding sequence ATGAGCAGGCCGCCCACCCTCACACTGCCGCCGTGCGCCCGCGCGTACCGACTCGACACCGCACGCGGCGCGTTCGCCGTGCACGACGCCCGCCCCGACGGCGCACCGATCGGCACCGCCCTCCTGGTCCCCGGGTTCACCGGCAGCAAGGAGGACTTCATCGCCCTGCTGGCACCGCTCGCCGCGGCCGGCTTCCGAACGGTCGCGGTGGACGGCCGCGGGCAGCACGAATCCCCCGGCCGGCACTCTCAACAGGCGTACGAGCAGCAGGAGTTGGCGCTGGACGTGCTGGCCCAGGCGCGGGCCCTGGAGGTACCCGACGGCGGCCCGCTGCACCTGCTGGGCCACTCCCTCGGCGGGCTGATCACCCGGGCCGCGGTGCTCCGCGACCCGGCCCCGTTCCGTTCGCTGACCGTGCTCAGCTCCGGTCCGGCCGCCATCGACCCGGCCCAGCAGGCCCGGGTGCGGATGCTGATCGACGCGCTCGGCACGATGGAGCGGGAACAGGTGTGGGAGGCCATGCGGGCGCTGGATCCGCCGGAGGCGGCGGACGACGCGGCACCACCGGAGATCGCCGCGTTCCTCCGGCAGCGCTGGCTGAACACCGCCCCCGAGCAACTGATCGCCACCGCACGGCAGATGCTGGCGGAGCCGGACCGGGTCGACGAGCTGGCCCGCACCGGGCTGCCGGTGCACGTCGTCTCCGGGGTCGTGGACTACGCCTGGCCGGTGCCGCTGATGGACGCGATGGCCCGCCGGCTGTCCGCCCGCCGCACGGTCGTCGAGGGCGCCGAGCACTCCCCGAACGCCGAGCGCCCGGAAAAGACCGCCGGTGCGCTGGCCGGTTTCTGGAGCGACGTCGGCTGA
- a CDS encoding DUF3492 domain-containing protein — MRIGLLTEGGYPYASGEAHGWCDRLVRGLTGHDFALYTLITDPRQEARGPVELPVNARLMGRARLWGDIPPGRRRSAGRRARRRFAEHFGDLAAACVALSAGEPAAGAEAAADGQADRFASGLYGLADLARGSAALPSLLRSEDAVRALEAVCHGAGAPSAVRGAQVADLLAVAAELEPALRPLSLAWYGDAGLAAVDLCHAASAGTAALPGLLAKRFFGTPLLVTEHGVGLREHYLAHSAAPRTVPVRVLLAAFRRALAAETYTRAALITPGGTRARRWQERCGADPARLRTVYPGMAAGPFAAVPDAAADDSATLVWTGAIAPDKDLVGLLHAFADLRRTVPAATLRIIGGLGADPEAAGYRAQCRALAAQLFPDEAADARTAGENPVSFEEIGGPTAPTAADAYASATVVVLSSAVEGFPRSLVEAMFCGRATVSTDTGAVCEVIGGTGLVVPPRNPRALADACRALLGDPERRARLGAAARARAFELFTVEQNIAAFRGIYLELIAGAPGGPAGRGAGGGVPRPFARPAESRVPGGPPPAGTARTPSWARAEQADPADQTGGRSRRTRRGAAGEPAAGQVW, encoded by the coding sequence GTGCGCATTGGACTGCTCACCGAGGGTGGCTATCCCTATGCGTCCGGTGAGGCGCACGGCTGGTGCGACCGGCTCGTGCGCGGGCTCACCGGCCATGACTTCGCGCTGTACACGCTGATCACCGACCCTCGCCAGGAGGCCCGCGGCCCCGTCGAACTGCCCGTCAACGCCCGGCTGATGGGGCGGGCGCGGCTGTGGGGCGACATCCCGCCGGGGCGTCGCCGGTCCGCCGGCCGCCGCGCCCGGCGCCGCTTCGCCGAGCACTTCGGCGACCTCGCGGCGGCCTGCGTGGCGCTGTCGGCGGGGGAGCCGGCGGCCGGTGCGGAAGCTGCCGCGGACGGACAGGCGGACCGTTTCGCCAGCGGCCTCTACGGGCTCGCCGACCTCGCCCGGGGCAGTGCCGCGCTGCCCTCCCTGCTCCGCTCCGAGGACGCCGTCCGCGCCCTGGAGGCCGTCTGCCACGGCGCCGGCGCACCGTCCGCCGTCCGCGGCGCACAGGTCGCGGACCTGCTGGCGGTCGCCGCCGAGCTGGAGCCGGCGCTGCGCCCGCTCTCGCTGGCCTGGTACGGCGACGCCGGGCTGGCCGCGGTGGACCTCTGCCACGCCGCCTCGGCCGGCACCGCCGCGCTCCCGGGGCTGCTGGCCAAACGCTTCTTCGGTACCCCGCTCCTGGTCACCGAGCACGGTGTGGGGCTGCGCGAGCACTACCTCGCGCACTCCGCGGCGCCGCGGACCGTGCCCGTACGGGTCCTGCTCGCCGCCTTCCGGCGCGCCCTCGCCGCCGAGACCTACACCCGGGCCGCGTTGATCACCCCGGGCGGCACCCGGGCCCGCCGCTGGCAGGAGCGCTGCGGCGCGGACCCGGCCCGGCTGCGCACGGTCTACCCGGGCATGGCCGCGGGCCCGTTCGCGGCGGTCCCGGACGCCGCGGCGGACGACTCCGCGACCCTGGTGTGGACCGGCGCCATCGCCCCGGACAAGGACCTCGTCGGACTGCTGCACGCCTTCGCCGACCTCCGCAGGACCGTCCCCGCCGCCACCCTCCGGATCATCGGCGGCCTCGGCGCCGACCCGGAGGCCGCCGGATACCGCGCCCAGTGCCGGGCGCTGGCCGCCCAGCTCTTCCCCGACGAGGCCGCCGACGCCCGGACCGCCGGGGAGAACCCGGTCAGCTTCGAGGAGATCGGCGGCCCCACCGCGCCCACCGCGGCGGACGCCTACGCCTCGGCGACGGTGGTGGTGCTCTCCAGCGCGGTCGAGGGGTTCCCGCGCTCCCTGGTGGAGGCGATGTTCTGCGGCCGGGCCACGGTCTCCACGGACACCGGCGCGGTCTGCGAGGTGATCGGCGGCACCGGTCTGGTGGTCCCGCCGCGCAACCCCCGTGCGCTGGCCGACGCCTGCCGGGCGCTGCTCGGCGACCCGGAGCGGCGCGCCCGACTGGGCGCCGCGGCCCGCGCCCGGGCCTTCGAACTCTTCACCGTCGAGCAGAACATCGCGGCATTTCGTGGCATCTACCTGGAGCTGATCGCCGGCGCCCCGGGCGGTCCGGCGGGGCGCGGCGCAGGGGGCGGCGTCCCGCGGCCCTTCGCCCGGCCCGCCGAGTCCCGGGTGCCCGGGGGGCCGCCCCCGGCCGGCACCGCCCGCACCCCGAGCTGGGCCCGGGCCGAGCAGGCGGATCCGGCGGACCAGACAGGTGGACGGTCCCGGCGTACGCGGCGCGGAGCGGCCGGCGAACCGGCCGCGGGGCAGGTGTGGTGA
- a CDS encoding TetR/AcrR family transcriptional regulator, giving the protein MSAIEQTEAARPRGTRLPRRARRNQLLGAAQEVFVAQGYHAAAMDDIAERAGVSKPVLYQHFPGKLELYLALLDQHCEALLHSVRTALESTSDNKQRVAATMDAYFAYVEDPGGAFRLVFESDLTNEPAVRERVDKVSLECAEAISAVIAEDTGLSRDESMLLAVGLGGVSQVVARYWLSSESQVPRDTAVQLLTSLAWKGIAGFPLHGTDMH; this is encoded by the coding sequence GTGAGCGCCATCGAGCAGACCGAGGCGGCGCGTCCGCGGGGCACGCGCCTGCCACGCCGAGCCCGGCGGAACCAGCTCCTGGGCGCGGCCCAGGAAGTCTTCGTCGCGCAGGGCTACCACGCGGCCGCGATGGACGACATCGCCGAGCGGGCGGGCGTCAGCAAGCCGGTGCTCTACCAGCACTTCCCCGGCAAGCTGGAGCTGTACCTGGCCCTGCTCGACCAGCACTGCGAGGCCCTGCTGCACTCGGTGCGCACGGCCCTGGAGTCCACCTCGGACAACAAGCAGCGGGTCGCGGCCACGATGGACGCCTACTTCGCCTACGTGGAGGACCCGGGCGGCGCCTTCCGCCTGGTCTTCGAGTCGGACCTGACCAACGAGCCGGCGGTCCGCGAGCGGGTGGACAAGGTGTCCCTGGAGTGCGCCGAGGCGATAAGCGCGGTGATCGCCGAGGACACCGGGCTGTCACGGGACGAGTCGATGCTGCTGGCCGTCGGCCTGGGCGGAGTCTCCCAGGTGGTGGCGCGCTACTGGCTGTCCTCGGAGAGCCAGGTGCCGCGGGACACCGCGGTGCAGCTGCTGACCTCGCTCGCCTGGAAGGGCATCGCCGGATTCCCGCTGCACGGCACCGACATGCACTGA